A single window of Leptolyngbya ohadii IS1 DNA harbors:
- the petE gene encoding plastocyanin, translating to MKLFSFVSRSLSLTLCSIALVVCTFLLAVSPASAETYTVKMGADNGMLAFEPSTLTIKAGDTVKWQNNKLPPHNVMFEDKALADKSHDQLMFSPGESYEATFDTPGTYKYYCAPHRGAGMAGTIVVE from the coding sequence ATGAAACTGTTTTCCTTTGTTTCGCGGAGTTTAAGTCTCACCCTCTGTTCGATCGCGTTGGTTGTTTGCACCTTCCTGCTGGCTGTTTCGCCTGCTTCTGCGGAAACCTACACGGTCAAGATGGGTGCTGACAACGGGATGCTGGCATTCGAGCCTTCTACCCTGACGATCAAAGCGGGTGACACCGTGAAATGGCAGAACAACAAGCTGCCTCCGCACAACGTGATGTTCGAGGACAAGGCGCTGGCTGATAAATCTCACGACCAGCTGATGTTCTCTCCCGGCGAATCCTACGAAGCCACCTTCGACACGCCTGGAACCTACAAGTACTATTGTGCTCCTCACCGGGGCGCAGGTATGGCTGGCACGATCGTTGTTGAGTAA
- the psbV2 gene encoding photosystem II cytochrome PsbV2, which produces MKAIQKIRDRLRYGLVRSSDANRFQSTLLVLGLIVTLLLPARSANAGGVDAYVLRYLDAKEPVSLPYDDRGNSRAFSAEQLSVGKRFFEENCKNCHVGGATLPDPTVPLTLDALKGAMPPRDNIKSLVAFLRQPMTYDGSEESLYCREVPASWLSDEQTEDLAAFLLRSAQRAPGWGDLSF; this is translated from the coding sequence ATGAAAGCAATTCAAAAAATCCGCGATCGCTTGCGCTATGGTTTGGTGCGTAGCAGCGATGCCAATCGCTTCCAGTCCACGTTGCTAGTGCTGGGGCTGATCGTTACCCTATTGCTTCCGGCACGATCGGCAAATGCGGGCGGAGTCGATGCCTATGTGCTGCGCTATCTGGACGCCAAGGAACCCGTGTCGCTTCCCTATGACGATCGGGGCAACAGCCGCGCCTTTTCGGCAGAGCAGCTTTCGGTGGGCAAGCGGTTTTTTGAGGAGAACTGCAAGAACTGCCATGTGGGGGGCGCAACCCTGCCCGATCCGACCGTGCCGCTAACGCTGGATGCCCTTAAAGGAGCCATGCCTCCACGAGACAATATCAAAAGTTTGGTGGCATTTCTGCGCCAGCCCATGACCTACGACGGCAGCGAAGAAAGTCTTTACTGTCGAGAGGTTCCAGCGTCCTGGCTTTCGGATGAACAGACGGAAGATTTAGCTGCCTTCCTACTGCGCTCGGCTCAACGGGCACCCGGATGGGGAGATTTATCGTTTTAG
- the psbV gene encoding photosystem II cytochrome c-550, producing the protein MFKRYIWVVAVTVFLAFQLFVGGASAAELDKATRTISLNDKGDTTTLSLEQVSEGKRLFNYACGQCHVGGVTKTDPNVGLDPESLALANPRRDNLEALVDYMHNPTTYDGLSDISEIHPSTKSTDIFPKMRNLTEDDLVAIAGHILLQPKVVGEKWGGGKIYY; encoded by the coding sequence ATGTTTAAAAGATACATCTGGGTTGTTGCAGTGACGGTCTTCCTGGCTTTCCAACTGTTTGTCGGAGGCGCATCTGCGGCTGAACTGGATAAGGCAACCCGTACTATTTCGCTGAATGACAAAGGCGATACCACCACTCTGAGCCTGGAGCAGGTTTCCGAGGGCAAGCGGCTGTTCAACTATGCCTGTGGGCAGTGCCATGTGGGTGGCGTGACGAAAACTGACCCCAACGTAGGACTTGATCCAGAATCTCTGGCACTGGCAAACCCACGCCGCGATAACCTGGAAGCTCTGGTGGACTACATGCACAACCCCACCACCTACGATGGGCTGTCTGACATCTCTGAAATTCACCCCAGCACCAAGAGTACCGATATCTTCCCCAAGATGCGGAACCTCACCGAAGATGATCTCGTTGCGATCGCAGGTCACATTCTGCTTCAGCCCAAAGTGGTTGGCGAGAAGTGGGGCGGCGGCAAGATCTACTACTAA